The proteins below are encoded in one region of Serratia symbiotica:
- a CDS encoding IS3 family transposase (programmed frameshift), which yields MKKRNFSAEFKRESAQLVVDQNYTVADAASAMDVGLSTMTRWVKQLRDERQGKIPKASPITPEQIEIRELRKKIQRIEMENEIFKKGYRALDVRLPEQFSIIGKLRAHYPVVTLCHVFGVHRSSYKYWKNRPEKPDGRRAVLRSQVLELHSVSHGSAGARSIATMATMKGFRMGRWLAGRLMKELGLVSCQQPTHRYKCGGLEHIAIPNHLERQFAVTEPNQVWCGDVTYIWTGRRWAYLAVVLDLFARKPVGWAMSFSPDSRLTIKALEMAWEARGKPAGVMFHSDQGSHYTSRQFRQSLWRYRIRQSMSRRGNCWDNSPMERFFRSLKNEWVPVTGYINFSDAAHAITDYIVGYYSALRPHEYNGGLPPNESENRYWKNSNAVASFS from the exons ATGAAAAAAAGAAATTTCAGTGCAGAGTTCAAACGCGAATCCGCTCAACTGGTCGTTGACCAGAACTACACCGTGGCAGATGCAGCCAGTGCTATGGATGTCGGCCTTTCCACAATGACGCGATGGGTGAAGCAGTTGCGTGATGAGCGGCAGGGAAAAATACCTAAAGCCTCTCCCATTACTCCTGAACAAATTGAAATACGTGAGCTGAGGAAAAAAATACAACGTATTGAAATGGAAAACGAAATAT TTAAAAAAGGCTACCGCGCTCTTGATGTCAGACTCCCTGAACAGTTCTCGATAATCGGGAAACTCAGAGCGCATTATCCGGTGGTCACACTCTGCCACGTGTTCGGGGTTCATCGCAGCAGCTACAAATACTGGAAAAACCGTCCTGAAAAACCAGATGGCAGACGAGCTGTATTACGCAGCCAGGTACTGGAACTGCATAGCGTCAGCCATGGCTCTGCTGGCGCAAGGAGTATCGCAACTATGGCAACCATGAAGGGCTTCAGGATGGGACGATGGCTCGCCGGCAGGCTCATGAAAGAGCTGGGGCTGGTCAGTTGTCAACAGCCCACTCATCGGTATAAATGCGGTGGCCTTGAACACATCGCTATCCCGAATCACCTTGAGCGGCAGTTCGCAGTGACAGAGCCTAATCAGGTGTGGTGTGGCGATGTGACCTATATCTGGACAGGCAGGCGCTGGGCCTACCTCGCCGTTGTTCTCGACCTGTTCGCGAGAAAACCGGTGGGCTGGGCAATGTCGTTCTCACCGGACAGCAGGCTGACCATCAAAGCGCTGGAGATGGCGTGGGAGGCCCGGGGAAAACCAGCCGGAGTGATGTTCCACAGCGATCAGGGCAGCCATTACACAAGCAGACAGTTCCGGCAGTCACTGTGGAGGTATCGGATCAGACAGAGTATGAGTCGGCGTGGAAACTGCTGGGATAATAGCCCAATGGAGCGCTTCTTCAGGAGTCTGAAGAACGAATGGGTACCGGTGACGGGTTACATAAACTTCAGCGATGCAGCCCACGCAATAACGGACTATATCGTTGGGTATTACAGCGCGCTCAGGCCGCATGAATATAACGGTGGGTTACCACCAAACGAATCGGAAAACCGATACTGGAAAAACTCTAACGCGGTGGCCAGTTTTAGTTGA
- the folA gene encoding type 3 dihydrofolate reductase encodes MIISLIAALAAERVIGMENAMPWHLPADLAWFKRNTLNKPIIMGRKTFESIGYPLPGRHNIVLSSRSGSESGVTWVSSLDDALAAAGNVEEVMVVGGGRIYSQFLARAHRMYLTHIDAEVGGDTHFPDYEPYEWETSFSEFHDADELNSHSYCFEILERC; translated from the coding sequence ATGATTATCAGCCTGATTGCTGCCTTGGCGGCGGAGCGTGTTATTGGTATGGAAAACGCCATGCCGTGGCACCTGCCGGCCGACTTGGCGTGGTTTAAACGCAATACGTTGAATAAGCCGATCATTATGGGGCGTAAAACCTTTGAATCCATTGGCTACCCGTTACCGGGGCGGCATAACATTGTATTGAGCAGCCGTTCGGGCAGCGAGTCTGGGGTCACCTGGGTGAGTTCGCTGGATGATGCATTAGCCGCTGCTGGGAACGTGGAAGAAGTGATGGTGGTGGGCGGTGGGCGTATTTATAGCCAGTTCCTCGCACGCGCTCACCGCATGTACCTGACGCATATTGATGCTGAAGTTGGTGGCGATACTCATTTCCCAGATTATGAACCGTACGAATGGGAAACCTCGTTCAGCGAATTCCACGATGCAGACGAACTGAATTCTCATAGCTATTGCTTCGAGATCTTGGAACGCTGCTGA
- the carB gene encoding carbamoyl-phosphate synthase large subunit — protein MPKRTDIKSILILGAGPIVIGQACEFDYSGVQACKALREEGYRVILVNSNPATIMTDPEMADATYIEPIHWEVVRKIIEKERPDAVLPTMGGQTALNCALELERQGVLTEFGVTMIGATADAIDKAEDRRRFDMAMKKIGLDTARSGIAHTLEEALAVAAEVGFPCIIRPSFTMGGTGGGIAYNREEFEEICQRGLDLSPTKELLIDESLIGWKEYEMEVVRDKNDNCIIVCSIENFDAMGIHTGDSITVAPAQTLTDKEYQIMRNASMAVLREIGVETGGSNVQFSVNPKTGRLIVIEMNPRVSRSSALASKATGFPIAKVAAKLAVGYTLDELVNDITGGRTPASFEPSIDYVVTKIPRFNFEKFAGANDRLTTQMKSVGEVMAIGRTQQESLQKALRSLEVGATGFDPKVSLDDPEALTVIRRELKDAGADRIWYIADAFRAGLSVDGVFNLTNIDRWFLVQIEELVRLEEQVAEAGINGLTPGFLRTLKRKGFADARLAKLVGVAESEIRKLRHSYSLHPVYKRVDTCAAEFATDTAYMYSTYEEECESNPTHGRRKVMVLGGGPNRIGQGIEFDYCCVHASLALREDGYETIMVNCNPETVSTDYDTSDRLYFEPVALEDVLEIVRIEQPKGVIVQYGGQTPLKLARELEAAGVPIIGTSPDAIDRAEDRERFQQAVNRLGLKQPANATVTTVEQAVEQAASIGYPLVVRPSYVLGGRAMEIVYDEIDLRRYFQNAVSVSNDAPVLLDRFLNDAVEVDVDAICDGERVLIGGIMEHIEQAGVHSGDSACSLPAYTLSKDIQDIMRQQVAKLAFELQVRGLMNVQFAVKNHKVYLIEVNPRAARTVPFVSKATGVPLAKVAARVMVGKTLAEQGVTEEVIPPYYSVKEVVLPFNKFPGVDPILGPEMRSTGEVMGVGRTFAEAFSKAMLGSQSGMEKQGRALLSVREGDKARVVDLAIHLLRQGFELDATHGTAVVLGEAGINPRLVNKVHEGRPHIQDRIKNGEYTYIVNTTAGRQAIEDSKLIRRSALQYKVHYDTTLNGGFATAMALKADPTEQVISVQEMHARLGK, from the coding sequence ATGCCAAAACGTACCGACATAAAAAGCATCTTGATCCTTGGCGCTGGCCCGATCGTTATCGGCCAGGCGTGTGAGTTCGACTACTCAGGTGTTCAGGCGTGTAAAGCGCTGCGTGAAGAGGGTTACCGCGTCATTCTGGTCAACTCCAACCCAGCCACCATCATGACCGACCCAGAAATGGCCGATGCCACCTATATTGAGCCAATCCACTGGGAAGTGGTGCGCAAAATCATCGAGAAAGAGCGTCCGGACGCGGTGCTGCCGACCATGGGCGGCCAGACGGCGTTGAATTGCGCGCTGGAGCTGGAACGTCAAGGCGTGCTGACCGAGTTTGGCGTGACGATGATCGGTGCCACTGCCGATGCTATCGACAAGGCTGAAGACCGCCGCCGTTTCGATATGGCGATGAAAAAAATCGGCCTGGACACCGCGCGTTCTGGCATCGCCCACACCCTGGAAGAAGCGCTGGCAGTGGCTGCTGAGGTGGGTTTCCCCTGCATCATCCGCCCTTCTTTCACCATGGGCGGCACTGGTGGCGGCATCGCCTATAACCGCGAGGAATTCGAAGAGATCTGCCAACGCGGCCTCGACCTTTCGCCGACCAAAGAACTGCTGATCGACGAATCGCTGATCGGTTGGAAAGAGTACGAGATGGAAGTGGTGCGCGATAAAAACGACAACTGCATCATCGTCTGTTCGATCGAAAACTTTGACGCCATGGGCATCCACACCGGCGACTCCATCACCGTCGCGCCAGCTCAGACCCTGACCGACAAAGAATACCAAATCATGCGTAACGCTTCGATGGCAGTGCTACGCGAAATCGGCGTAGAAACTGGCGGCTCCAACGTGCAATTCTCGGTCAACCCGAAAACCGGCCGTCTGATCGTGATCGAAATGAACCCTCGTGTGTCACGTTCTTCTGCGTTGGCCTCGAAAGCCACCGGCTTCCCGATCGCTAAGGTTGCCGCCAAACTGGCGGTGGGCTACACCCTTGATGAACTGGTGAACGATATCACCGGCGGTCGCACGCCAGCGTCATTTGAACCGTCCATCGACTATGTGGTGACGAAAATCCCTCGTTTCAATTTTGAGAAATTCGCCGGAGCCAATGACCGCCTAACCACCCAAATGAAGTCGGTCGGTGAAGTGATGGCCATCGGCCGTACTCAGCAGGAATCGTTGCAGAAAGCGTTGCGTAGCTTGGAAGTGGGTGCCACTGGCTTCGACCCGAAAGTGAGCCTTGATGATCCAGAAGCATTGACCGTCATCCGCCGCGAACTGAAAGATGCCGGTGCGGATCGCATTTGGTACATCGCCGATGCCTTCCGTGCTGGCTTGTCAGTCGATGGCGTATTCAACCTAACCAATATCGACCGCTGGTTCCTGGTGCAGATTGAAGAGCTGGTACGTTTGGAAGAGCAGGTGGCGGAAGCCGGCATCAATGGCCTGACACCGGGTTTTTTGCGCACCCTGAAGCGCAAAGGTTTTGCCGATGCGCGTTTGGCAAAACTGGTGGGTGTCGCCGAGAGCGAAATTCGCAAGCTGCGCCACAGCTACAGCCTACACCCGGTTTACAAGCGCGTAGATACCTGTGCGGCAGAATTCGCCACCGACACCGCCTACATGTACTCCACCTATGAAGAAGAGTGCGAATCCAACCCGACCCACGGCCGCCGAAAAGTGATGGTGCTGGGCGGTGGGCCGAACCGTATCGGCCAGGGTATCGAGTTCGACTATTGCTGCGTACACGCCTCGCTAGCGCTGCGCGAAGACGGCTACGAGACCATCATGGTTAACTGTAACCCGGAAACCGTCTCTACCGACTATGACACCTCCGATCGTCTGTACTTCGAGCCGGTCGCACTGGAAGACGTGTTGGAAATCGTACGTATCGAGCAGCCAAAGGGGGTGATCGTGCAGTATGGTGGCCAGACCCCATTGAAGCTAGCGCGCGAGTTGGAAGCAGCAGGCGTGCCGATTATCGGCACCAGCCCGGATGCGATTGACCGTGCCGAAGATCGTGAGCGCTTCCAGCAGGCGGTTAACCGCCTGGGCCTGAAGCAGCCAGCTAATGCCACTGTGACTACCGTCGAGCAGGCGGTAGAGCAAGCAGCCAGTATCGGTTATCCACTGGTGGTGCGTCCTTCCTACGTGCTGGGTGGCCGGGCGATGGAAATCGTCTACGATGAAATCGACTTGCGCCGTTACTTCCAAAATGCAGTCAGCGTCTCTAACGATGCTCCGGTGCTGTTGGATCGCTTCCTGAATGACGCAGTGGAAGTGGATGTCGATGCTATCTGTGATGGTGAGCGTGTACTGATTGGCGGCATCATGGAACACATTGAACAGGCAGGTGTGCATTCTGGTGACTCCGCGTGTTCTTTGCCAGCCTACACCCTAAGTAAGGACATTCAGGACATAATGCGCCAGCAGGTGGCAAAACTGGCGTTTGAATTACAAGTACGCGGCCTGATGAACGTGCAATTCGCGGTGAAAAACCATAAAGTCTACCTGATTGAAGTTAACCCACGTGCCGCACGTACTGTGCCGTTCGTCTCCAAAGCTACCGGTGTGCCGTTGGCCAAGGTTGCTGCACGGGTAATGGTGGGCAAAACACTGGCTGAGCAGGGTGTCACCGAAGAGGTAATTCCGCCGTACTACTCGGTGAAAGAAGTGGTGCTGCCATTTAACAAATTTCCTGGTGTTGATCCGATCCTCGGGCCAGAAATGCGCTCTACCGGGGAAGTGATGGGGGTGGGGCGCACCTTTGCTGAAGCCTTCTCCAAGGCGATGCTTGGCAGCCAGTCAGGCATGGAGAAACAAGGCCGTGCGCTGCTATCGGTGCGTGAAGGCGACAAAGCGCGGGTGGTGGATCTGGCTATCCACCTATTGCGGCAGGGCTTTGAGCTGGATGCGACCCACGGTACTGCGGTGGTACTGGGCGAAGCGGGTATCAACCCACGGCTGGTCAACAAGGTGCACGAAGGCCGCCCGCACATTCAAGACCGTATCAAAAATGGCGAGTACACCTATATCGTCAACACCACTGCGGGTCGCCAGGCGATTGAAGATTCCAAGCTGATTCGTCGCAGTGCGCTGCAATATAAGGTGCACTACGACACCACGCTGAACGGCGGGTTCGCCACCGCAATGGCGTTGAAGGCTGATCCGACTGAGCAGGTGATCTCAGTGCAGGAAATGCACGCGCGCCTCGGCAAGTAA
- the carA gene encoding glutamine-hydrolyzing carbamoyl-phosphate synthase small subunit encodes MIKSALLVLEDGTQFHGRAIGAEGTAVGEVVFNTSMTGYQEILTDPSYSRQIVTLTYPHIGNVGTNTCDEESSAVHAQGLVIRDLPLIASNYRNEEGLCAYLKRHNIVAIADIDTRKLTRLLREKGAQNGCIIAADSPDAELALAKARGFPGLKGMDLAKQVTTKGSYRWQQGSWRLEGNLPEAQTAEALPFHVVAYDYGVKRNILRLLVDRGCRLTVVPAQTPADEVLKMSPDGIFLSNGPGDPEPCNYAIDAIKQFLETDIPLFGICLGHQLLALASGAKTIKMKLGHHGGNHPVKDLDNNCVMITAQNHGFAVDENNLPATLRVTHKSLFDQTVQGIHHTDKAAFSFQGHPEASPGPHDAAPLFDHFIELIETYRSNAK; translated from the coding sequence TTGATTAAGTCAGCGCTGTTGGTTCTGGAAGACGGAACCCAATTCCACGGTCGGGCCATCGGGGCAGAGGGTACGGCGGTAGGGGAAGTGGTCTTCAATACGTCGATGACCGGCTATCAAGAAATCCTCACTGACCCTTCCTACTCCCGCCAGATTGTTACTCTTACTTATCCTCATATCGGCAATGTCGGCACTAATACTTGCGACGAAGAATCCTCCGCTGTTCATGCCCAAGGGCTGGTTATTCGCGATCTCCCACTGATTGCCAGCAATTACCGCAATGAAGAAGGTCTCTGTGCATACCTCAAACGTCATAATATTGTGGCGATCGCCGATATCGATACCCGCAAGCTGACCCGTCTGCTGCGTGAGAAAGGTGCTCAGAACGGCTGCATCATTGCCGCCGACTCGCCGGATGCTGAGCTGGCGTTGGCCAAGGCGCGGGGCTTCCCCGGCCTGAAGGGCATGGATCTGGCAAAACAAGTCACCACCAAAGGATCTTATCGCTGGCAACAAGGCAGTTGGCGGCTTGAAGGTAACTTACCAGAGGCCCAAACCGCTGAGGCACTGCCGTTCCATGTGGTGGCTTACGATTACGGTGTCAAACGCAACATCTTACGCCTGCTGGTGGATCGCGGCTGCCGCCTGACCGTGGTGCCGGCGCAAACTCCGGCCGATGAAGTGCTGAAGATGAGTCCTGACGGCATCTTCCTATCCAACGGCCCAGGTGACCCAGAGCCGTGCAACTATGCCATCGACGCTATCAAACAGTTCCTGGAAACCGATATTCCTCTGTTCGGCATCTGCTTGGGTCACCAACTGCTGGCGCTGGCCAGTGGGGCGAAAACCATAAAGATGAAGCTTGGCCACCACGGCGGCAACCACCCGGTGAAAGATCTGGACAACAACTGCGTGATGATCACCGCCCAGAACCACGGCTTTGCGGTAGATGAGAACAACCTGCCAGCGACCTTGCGTGTAACGCACAAATCGTTGTTTGACCAAACGGTGCAGGGCATTCACCACACCGATAAAGCGGCGTTCAGCTTCCAGGGCCACCCAGAGGCCAGCCCAGGCCCGCACGATGCCGCGCCGTTGTTTGATCACTTTATCGAGTTGATTGAGACTTACCGTTCTAACGCCAAATAA